From Ancylobacter pratisalsi, one genomic window encodes:
- the tolR gene encoding protein TolR: MGMSASGGGGWKSRRSRRRRGGAVMSEINVTPMVDVMLVLLIIFMVAAPMLTVGVPLDLPQTQAQAVPQDSEPLVVNITKEGKVFLQDTEIPIDELVPKLQAIGKAGYEERIFVRADKSLDYGTVMRVMGRLSGAGFKRVALVSEVEQGN; encoded by the coding sequence ATGGGTATGTCCGCAAGCGGCGGAGGTGGCTGGAAGTCGCGGCGTTCGCGCCGGCGACGCGGCGGCGCCGTCATGTCCGAGATCAACGTCACGCCGATGGTCGACGTGATGCTGGTGCTGCTGATCATCTTCATGGTGGCGGCGCCGATGCTGACCGTAGGCGTGCCGCTCGACCTGCCGCAGACGCAGGCGCAGGCCGTTCCTCAGGACAGCGAACCCCTGGTGGTCAACATCACCAAGGAAGGCAAGGTCTTCCTGCAGGACACGGAGATCCCGATCGACGAACTCGTCCCCAAGCTTCAAGCCATCGGCAAGGCGGGCTATGAGGAGCGCATCTTCGTGCGCGCCGACAAGAGCCTCGACTACGGCACCGTCATGCGCGTGATGGGCCGGTTGTCCGGTGCGGGCTTCAAGCGCGTCGCGCTGGTTTCTGAAGTCGAGCAGGGCAACTGA
- the tolQ gene encoding protein TolQ, translated as MQSADLSLIGLFLQAHILVKFVMAGLILASVWVWAIIIDKTILYGRMKRQMDRFESTFWSGQSLEELYRSLSSRPNHAMAAIFVAAMREWKRSYEGGARSFAGLTQRLDKVMDVTIAREVERLENRLLVLATVGSAGPFIGLFGTVWGIMTSFQSIAASKNTSLAVVAPGIAEALFATAIGLIAAIPATIFYNKFISQVNRQALRLEGFADEFSAILSRQIDERG; from the coding sequence ATGCAGAGTGCGGACCTCTCCCTCATCGGGCTGTTCCTCCAGGCGCACATTCTCGTGAAGTTCGTGATGGCGGGGCTCATCCTGGCTTCGGTGTGGGTGTGGGCCATCATCATTGACAAGACGATTCTGTATGGCCGCATGAAGCGGCAGATGGACAGGTTCGAATCCACGTTCTGGTCCGGCCAGAGCCTTGAGGAACTCTATCGCTCGCTGTCATCCCGGCCGAACCATGCCATGGCCGCGATCTTCGTCGCGGCGATGCGCGAATGGAAGCGCTCCTATGAAGGGGGCGCGCGCTCGTTTGCCGGGCTGACGCAGCGTCTCGACAAGGTGATGGACGTGACCATCGCCCGCGAGGTCGAGCGTCTGGAAAACCGTCTTCTCGTTCTGGCGACGGTTGGTTCGGCAGGCCCCTTCATCGGCCTTTTCGGAACGGTGTGGGGCATCATGACCAGCTTCCAGTCGATCGCCGCATCCAAGAACACCAGCCTTGCGGTTGTGGCGCCGGGTATTGCCGAAGCCCTGTTTGCGACCGCTATCGGCCTTATCGCCGCCATTCCAGCGACCATTTTCTATAACAAGTTCATTTCCCAGGTGAATCGACAGGCGCTTCGGCTGGAGGGCTTCGCGGACGAATTTTCGGCCATCCTGTCGCGGCAGATCGACGAACGGGGCTGA
- the ybgC gene encoding tol-pal system-associated acyl-CoA thioesterase has translation MNERHDPLSPDVLKADPFLHLAGRLVPGGHVLPVRVYYEDTDFSGIVYHANYLKFMERSRSDHLRLVGVVQGELFGEALAEAPGFAFVVRSMELQFLRPARIDDVLEIHTSPIEVAGASITLLQKVMRGAELLVEGKVKVAFVAQGRARRIPDALRLAMKAALEEAGEV, from the coding sequence ATGAACGAACGCCATGATCCCCTCTCGCCGGACGTCCTGAAGGCCGATCCCTTTCTGCATCTCGCCGGCCGGCTGGTGCCGGGCGGTCATGTGCTGCCGGTACGGGTCTACTACGAGGACACGGATTTCTCCGGCATCGTCTATCATGCCAATTATCTGAAATTCATGGAGCGCTCGCGCTCCGACCATCTACGCCTGGTCGGTGTGGTGCAGGGCGAACTGTTCGGCGAGGCACTGGCCGAGGCCCCTGGCTTCGCATTCGTGGTGCGCTCGATGGAGCTGCAGTTCCTGCGCCCCGCGCGTATCGACGACGTGCTGGAGATCCATACCTCGCCGATCGAGGTCGCCGGGGCATCCATTACCCTGTTGCAGAAGGTGATGCGCGGCGCTGAACTGCTGGTCGAGGGCAAGGTGAAGGTTGCCTTCGTGGCCCAGGGCAGGGCGCGCCGGATCCCTGATGCTCTTCGCCTGGCAATGAAGGCGGCGTTGGAGGAAGCCGGCGAGGTTTGA
- a CDS encoding DUF2852 domain-containing protein, translating to MELAQKLDYYGKPAWIALTVLGFMAWWPLGLAILAFTIGSGRMFFGGKRGFGRWQEEGAEAMRHAFGGRCGRRSGFSPSGNRAFDEYREDTLRRLEDEQKDFKDFLERLRQAKDKAEFDQFMADRRNRPDTPPPSDASSGSSWNQPQG from the coding sequence ATGGAGCTCGCTCAAAAGCTCGACTACTACGGCAAGCCCGCCTGGATCGCGCTCACGGTCCTCGGCTTTATGGCTTGGTGGCCCCTGGGTCTGGCGATCCTGGCTTTCACCATAGGGAGTGGACGGATGTTTTTTGGCGGCAAGCGCGGCTTCGGCCGCTGGCAGGAAGAGGGCGCAGAGGCTATGCGCCATGCGTTCGGAGGCCGTTGCGGCCGGCGGAGCGGCTTTTCCCCGAGCGGCAATCGTGCCTTCGATGAGTACCGGGAGGACACGCTGCGTCGTCTCGAGGACGAGCAGAAGGACTTCAAGGACTTCCTCGAACGTCTGCGGCAGGCCAAGGACAAGGCCGAGTTCGACCAGTTCATGGCCGATCGGCGCAATCGTCCCGACACACCGCCCCCCTCCGATGCCTCTTCGGGTTCATCGTGGAACCAGCCCCAGGGCTGA
- a CDS encoding TetR/AcrR family transcriptional regulator translates to MSWTKNGESRGYHHGNLREALMKAALELIAEKGTAGATFAEAARRAGVSPAAPYRHFRDRDELLAAVATEGFERFAKALQAAWDEGRPTPAKAYEHLGRAYLEFARTHPADYVAMFESGLPAEAHPALSQAGQDAFAVLRAAADVLVASMPAPGRPPALMVALHTWALAHGVASLFGRADGARRKLPMPPEDLLEAAFLVYLKGLGAPTN, encoded by the coding sequence ATGAGCTGGACGAAGAACGGGGAATCCCGCGGCTATCATCATGGGAACCTTCGGGAAGCCCTGATGAAGGCTGCGCTTGAGCTGATAGCGGAGAAGGGCACGGCCGGTGCCACCTTCGCCGAGGCCGCGCGCCGCGCCGGTGTGAGCCCCGCTGCGCCCTACCGGCATTTTCGCGACCGCGACGAGTTGCTGGCCGCGGTGGCGACGGAGGGGTTCGAGCGCTTCGCCAAGGCGCTGCAGGCGGCCTGGGATGAAGGTCGCCCCACCCCTGCGAAGGCCTACGAGCATCTGGGGCGGGCCTATCTCGAATTCGCCCGAACGCATCCCGCCGACTATGTGGCCATGTTCGAATCCGGGCTGCCGGCCGAGGCGCATCCTGCGCTCTCGCAGGCGGGGCAGGATGCCTTTGCCGTGTTGCGGGCAGCCGCAGACGTGCTGGTGGCCTCGATGCCGGCACCGGGGCGCCCACCGGCGCTCATGGTGGCGCTCCACACCTGGGCACTTGCCCATGGAGTCGCGTCGCTGTTCGGCCGTGCCGATGGTGCGCGGCGCAAGCTCCCCATGCCGCCAGAAGATCTGCTTGAAGCCGCATTTCTGGTCTATCTCAAGGGCCTCGGCGCCCCCACGAACTGA